A genomic region of Cyprinus carpio isolate SPL01 chromosome B13, ASM1834038v1, whole genome shotgun sequence contains the following coding sequences:
- the cfap36 gene encoding cilia- and flagella-associated protein 36: MADDSEWVLESIAGFLSSPDWLIPLADFMDNKCSVFDDEDENKLSYTEIHQQYKQLVERLLENYTQEVGISEQQFLHACSSFSKTQTLQAVFRPVLATDDFQMFRSLMVQKNMELQLQALHVIKERNGGLPECLTDGVDVVSELEQQEMKILQEVLRRSKEEYDLEMVHRVQETEEQASTSSSLSETPLCDSVSQQTNTTNGTTDATELKLQESESAAVRSSAAATPSCKSKALPAVRAPVKGSESANHTPSPESPRDEDAHSRAVADEQALQQRSEYLKQQRDKLQALKRDQTQKSPADAPPAAPEPKHTAQEISVEEKKKLQKRKHLAEKLKEEVIKK; this comes from the exons ATGGCCGATGACAGCGAGTGGGTGCTGGAGAGCATCGCGGGCTTCCTGAGCAGCCCAGACTGGCTCATCCCGCTGGCAGACTTCATGGACAACAAATGCTCAG tgtttgatGATGAGGATGAGAACAAGCTGTCGTACACGGAGATCCATCAGCAGTACAAGCAGCTG GTGGAGCGTCTGCTGGAGAACTACACGCAGGAGGTGGgcatcagtgagcagcagttcCTGCACGCCTGCTCCTCTTTCAGCAAGACTCAGACTCTACAG GCTGTTTTCCGGCCTGTTCTCGCTACAGATGATTTTCAGATGTTTCGGTCTCTGATGGTCCAGAAGAACATGGAGCTTCAGCTGCAGGCTCTGCATGTCATCAAAGAGAGAAATG gaGGGCTGCCCGAGTGTCTGACAGACGGCGTGGACGTCGTGAGTGAACTCGAGCAGCAGGAAATGAAGATTCTTCAGGAGGTTCTCAG GAGGTCAAAGGAGGAGTATGATCTGGAGATGGTGCACAGGGTACAGGAGACGGAGGAGCAGGCGTCCACCTCCAGCAGTCTGTCTGAGACCCCCCTGTGTGACTCTGTGAGCCAGCAAACCAACACA ACCAACGGCACGACAGACGCTACAGAGCTGAAGTTACAGGAGTCTGAGTCTGCAGCCGTCAGGAGTTCAGCTGCAGCCACACcgtcct gtAAAAGTAAAGCTCTTCCTGCAGTGAGGGCACCTGTCAAGGGTTCAGAGTCTGCCAACCACACGCCGAGCCCAGAGAGTCCGAGAGATGAGGACGCACACTCCAGAGCTGTCGCT gatgagCAGGCGTTACAGCAGCGCTCTGAGTATCTGAAGCAGCAGAGAGATAAACTGCAGGCCCTGAAGAGAGATCAGACCCAGAAGAGCCCGGCTGACGCTCCTCCTGCGGCCCCGGAGCCCAAACACACTGCACAG GAAATATCCGTTGAAGAGAAGAAGAAACTGCAGAAAagaaaacatctggcagagaAGCTGAAAGAAGAAGTCATCAAGAAATGA